One Bombus fervidus isolate BK054 chromosome 2, iyBomFerv1, whole genome shotgun sequence DNA segment encodes these proteins:
- the LOC139998060 gene encoding uncharacterized protein CG1161 isoform X2, which yields MLAQYDDKRCKCICPSLPSVINTTQSSSERKTYIINVPPSECKCENVVLSKVGDQLKGKEEIFCSRCDCKYENRNTTIIKIVVILVIWVISLLVIYMLFLICLDPLLNKRIHKASTNIGYHEHNNEDDDSSTAPGTFHAMGERGNVLNRVGHQQDKWKRQVREQRRNIYDRHTMLN from the exons ATGCTG GCGCAATATGATGATAAACGGTGCAAATGCATTTGTCCTAGTCTTCCATCTGTTATAAATACAACACAATCGTCGTCAGAACgaaaaacatatattataaatgttcCACCATCTGAATG TAAATGTGAAAATGTTGTATTGTCAAAAGTGGGAGATCAGTTGAAAggtaaagaagaaattttttgtTCACGATGTGAttgtaaatatgaaaacaGAAATACCACCATTATCAAA ATAGTAGTGATACTTGTTATTTGGGTTATATCTCTGTTAgtaatttatatgttatttttGATTTGCCTGGATCcattgttaaataaaagaattcataaagcttcaacaaatattggctATCATGAACACAATAATGAAGAT GACGATTCCTCAACAGCTCCTGGAACATTTCATGCCATGGGCGAAAGAGGTAATGTTTTAAATCGTGTTGGTCATCAACAAGATAAATGGAAACGTCAAGTTCGTGAACAGAGACGTAATATTTACGATCGGCATACTATGCTTAATTAA
- the LOC139998060 gene encoding uncharacterized protein CG1161 isoform X1: MLKHIFVVTTIVLICLSESEAQYDDKRCKCICPSLPSVINTTQSSSERKTYIINVPPSECKCENVVLSKVGDQLKGKEEIFCSRCDCKYENRNTTIIKIVVILVIWVISLLVIYMLFLICLDPLLNKRIHKASTNIGYHEHNNEDDDSSTAPGTFHAMGERGNVLNRVGHQQDKWKRQVREQRRNIYDRHTMLN, from the exons atgttgAAGCACATTTTTGTTGTAACTACGATTGTATTAATATGTTTGTCAGAATCTGAG GCGCAATATGATGATAAACGGTGCAAATGCATTTGTCCTAGTCTTCCATCTGTTATAAATACAACACAATCGTCGTCAGAACgaaaaacatatattataaatgttcCACCATCTGAATG TAAATGTGAAAATGTTGTATTGTCAAAAGTGGGAGATCAGTTGAAAggtaaagaagaaattttttgtTCACGATGTGAttgtaaatatgaaaacaGAAATACCACCATTATCAAA ATAGTAGTGATACTTGTTATTTGGGTTATATCTCTGTTAgtaatttatatgttatttttGATTTGCCTGGATCcattgttaaataaaagaattcataaagcttcaacaaatattggctATCATGAACACAATAATGAAGAT GACGATTCCTCAACAGCTCCTGGAACATTTCATGCCATGGGCGAAAGAGGTAATGTTTTAAATCGTGTTGGTCATCAACAAGATAAATGGAAACGTCAAGTTCGTGAACAGAGACGTAATATTTACGATCGGCATACTATGCTTAATTAA